A single genomic interval of Flavihumibacter rivuli harbors:
- a CDS encoding c-type cytochrome produces the protein MKHLKEFWFAYILVLVVLVTIVVKVASIEKPRELVFASKTPEEWMAPSLYLDNQLKGEERELVIYGEDLIANTAHYFGPNGIIKPITNGMNCQNCHLDAGTRAWGNNYGAVASTYPKFRDRSGSVESIARRVNDCFERSLNGSALDTNSREMKAMVTYIKWLGKDVKKGEKPLGSGIRELTYLDRAASPQKGKEAYAVKCVSCHGGNGEGLKTPDGNAYAYPPLWGEHSYNNGAGLFRLSRFAGYIRDNMPFNQSTHQSPALTNEEAWDVAAYVNSQPRPAKDLSEDWPDISKKPIDHPFGPFTDGFSEQQHKFGPYQPIIDARNKQVNEKESKKLLGVK, from the coding sequence ATGAAACACCTGAAAGAATTCTGGTTTGCATACATTTTGGTCCTGGTCGTTCTGGTCACGATAGTGGTTAAGGTAGCATCAATTGAAAAGCCAAGGGAACTTGTTTTTGCATCAAAAACCCCTGAGGAATGGATGGCTCCCAGCCTCTACCTGGATAATCAATTGAAAGGGGAGGAGCGCGAATTGGTCATCTATGGGGAAGACCTGATTGCGAATACCGCACATTATTTTGGTCCTAACGGCATTATCAAACCCATTACCAATGGCATGAATTGCCAGAACTGTCACCTCGATGCCGGTACAAGGGCATGGGGGAATAACTATGGTGCCGTGGCTTCTACCTACCCTAAATTCCGCGACAGGAGTGGCAGTGTAGAAAGTATTGCCAGGCGGGTCAATGATTGTTTTGAAAGAAGTTTAAACGGATCTGCACTGGATACCAACAGCAGGGAAATGAAAGCCATGGTGACCTATATCAAGTGGCTGGGGAAGGATGTGAAGAAAGGGGAAAAACCATTGGGCTCCGGCATCCGGGAATTGACCTATCTCGACCGGGCAGCCAGTCCCCAAAAAGGTAAGGAAGCATATGCAGTCAAATGCGTGTCCTGCCATGGCGGCAATGGGGAAGGACTAAAGACCCCGGATGGCAATGCCTATGCCTATCCTCCACTTTGGGGGGAGCACAGTTACAATAATGGAGCAGGCCTGTTCAGGCTATCGAGGTTTGCAGGATACATCAGGGATAATATGCCTTTCAACCAGAGCACACACCAGTCGCCGGCATTGACCAATGAGGAAGCCTGGGATGTAGCCGCATATGTCAACTCCCAGCCAAGACCTGCCAAAGACCTTAGTGAAGACTGGCCGGATATTTCCAAAAAGCCCATTGACCATCCCTTTGGCCCCTTTACAGATGGTTTTTCTGAGCAGCAGCATAAGTTTGGTCCATACCAGCCCATCATTGATGCAAGGAATAAACAGGTAAATGAAAAAGAATCTAAAAAATTGTTGGGTGTTAAATAG
- a CDS encoding DUF3037 domain-containing protein, whose amino-acid sequence MQDQGLFEYAVIRVVPKVEREEFFNVGVILFAKKKKFLGIRYALDPRKLEAFNAAVESEDIEQYLKGFEHICQGAASGGPIAKLDQPSRFRWLTAARSTIIQCSKVHPGFCNDPAEALEKLFQSLVG is encoded by the coding sequence ATGCAAGATCAAGGATTATTTGAATACGCGGTGATCCGCGTGGTACCGAAAGTAGAACGGGAAGAATTCTTCAACGTTGGGGTGATCCTTTTCGCCAAAAAGAAGAAATTCCTGGGTATCCGCTATGCACTGGATCCCCGCAAGCTGGAAGCCTTCAATGCAGCAGTTGAAAGTGAGGATATTGAACAATACCTGAAGGGATTCGAACATATCTGCCAGGGGGCAGCTTCAGGCGGCCCCATTGCCAAACTGGACCAGCCTTCCCGCTTCCGCTGGCTGACCGCCGCCAGGAGCACCATCATCCAATGTTCCAAAGTCCATCCGGGTTTTTGCAATGACCCGGCGGAAGCATTGGAAAAATTATTCCAATCGCTTGTAGGTTGA
- a CDS encoding DsrE family protein has protein sequence MYKIVLTATVLLAMIGKKVADTSKEPEPNQSVPSQQKVSSQTVETGSSKAKHKVVLHLTSNDTAVWRGMIKNITNLKAGWKDDVQIEVVAHGPGIYFLVQDKTTQQASIHEFRQMGISFMGCENTLRERKIDRASLVPDAGTVPMGIGEVIMKQEEGWSYIKITN, from the coding sequence ATGTATAAGATCGTATTAACAGCTACAGTCCTGTTGGCCATGATCGGTAAAAAAGTGGCAGATACCAGTAAGGAACCTGAACCCAATCAGTCTGTGCCTTCCCAGCAAAAGGTATCTTCCCAAACAGTGGAAACAGGATCATCGAAAGCCAAACATAAAGTGGTACTTCACCTAACCAGTAATGACACTGCGGTTTGGCGCGGCATGATCAAAAACATCACCAACCTCAAGGCGGGCTGGAAAGATGATGTCCAGATCGAAGTGGTAGCGCATGGACCAGGCATCTATTTCCTGGTGCAGGATAAGACCACGCAACAGGCATCCATTCACGAATTCAGGCAAATGGGCATCAGCTTCATGGGTTGTGAGAATACCTTAAGGGAAAGAAAGATCGACAGGGCCTCACTGGTGCCAGATGCTGGTACCGTTCCAATGGGTATTGGTGAAGTGATCATGAAGCAGGAAGAAGGCTGGAGTTATATCAAGATCACGAATTGA
- the acsA gene encoding acetate--CoA ligase, which produces MKATNSPNMPDYEKLQQQFNWEAEMGCLDQGISEHGLNIGYEALDKQVKEGRGDTTALCFIGKQGKREFSYAALQLQTNRFANLLHQLGIRKGDRVCTLTGRIPELYIAALGTLKAGAVYCPLFSVFGPEPIFQRLSRGKIRLLVTTSRQYEQKIKPLMEKLPDLAYVLLTDSDHTTEAKVLSLPQLMEASKEDFTIPFTQPEDAALLHFTSGTTGMPKGAVHVHKAILTHYITGKYVLDFQQGDRFWCTADPGWVTGTSYGIIAPLVCGITNIIDEEEFDAARWMTILEAEKVNIWYTAPTSIRRLMRMNIQPRETHDLSHLRLIGSVGEPLSAEGVEWGRRAFGMPILDNWWQTETGGIMIANFPSLPVKPGSMGKPIPGIEAAIAALTEEGGIRIISDGGRQGHLVIRKGWPSMFRTYLNEEERYAKCFRDEWYITGDLARKDEAGYYWFVGRADDIIKTSGHMVGPFEVESALMQHPAVAEAAIIGKPDPMIGELVKAFIVLKQGYAEDETTRMDIMGFIRRKLGAAVAPREISFIKDLPKTRSGKILRRLLKARELGLPEGDLSTLEQQ; this is translated from the coding sequence ATGAAGGCCACCAATAGCCCAAACATGCCGGATTACGAAAAGCTTCAACAACAATTCAATTGGGAAGCAGAGATGGGCTGTTTGGACCAGGGGATCAGTGAACATGGCTTGAATATTGGCTACGAGGCATTGGATAAACAGGTGAAAGAGGGCAGGGGTGATACTACTGCCCTTTGCTTTATTGGGAAGCAAGGTAAGCGGGAATTCAGCTATGCTGCACTGCAACTGCAAACGAACCGGTTTGCCAACCTGCTTCACCAACTAGGCATAAGGAAAGGGGATAGGGTTTGCACCCTTACCGGAAGGATACCGGAATTGTATATCGCTGCATTAGGCACCTTAAAGGCCGGTGCAGTATATTGCCCCCTGTTCTCTGTGTTTGGCCCTGAGCCTATATTCCAGCGCTTATCAAGAGGTAAGATTAGATTGCTGGTCACCACCAGCAGGCAGTATGAACAGAAGATAAAACCATTGATGGAAAAACTGCCGGACCTGGCCTATGTTCTATTGACAGACAGCGACCACACAACAGAAGCAAAGGTCCTTTCCTTGCCGCAACTGATGGAAGCATCAAAAGAAGACTTTACCATTCCCTTTACCCAACCCGAAGATGCTGCACTATTGCATTTCACCAGCGGCACCACAGGAATGCCGAAAGGAGCCGTCCATGTTCATAAAGCCATCCTCACCCACTACATAACGGGCAAGTATGTCTTGGATTTCCAGCAAGGGGACCGTTTCTGGTGCACCGCAGACCCGGGATGGGTGACTGGTACATCATATGGCATCATAGCCCCATTGGTATGTGGCATAACCAATATTATTGATGAAGAAGAATTTGATGCAGCAAGATGGATGACAATACTGGAAGCAGAAAAGGTCAATATCTGGTATACCGCACCTACTTCCATCAGGCGCCTGATGCGCATGAATATCCAGCCAAGGGAAACACATGACCTTTCCCATTTGCGGCTGATAGGAAGTGTGGGGGAACCCTTGAGTGCAGAAGGTGTAGAATGGGGCAGGAGGGCCTTTGGCATGCCGATCCTGGACAATTGGTGGCAAACAGAAACAGGTGGGATCATGATCGCCAATTTCCCCTCTTTACCGGTCAAACCGGGCTCCATGGGAAAGCCCATTCCAGGCATTGAAGCCGCCATCGCAGCGTTAACAGAGGAAGGAGGCATCCGCATCATCAGCGATGGAGGCAGGCAAGGACACCTGGTGATCAGGAAGGGATGGCCTTCCATGTTCAGGACCTACCTGAACGAGGAAGAACGTTATGCCAAATGTTTCAGGGACGAATGGTATATAACCGGCGACCTCGCCAGGAAAGACGAAGCAGGTTATTACTGGTTCGTAGGCAGGGCCGATGATATCATCAAGACCTCCGGGCATATGGTAGGTCCATTCGAGGTGGAAAGCGCGCTGATGCAGCACCCCGCCGTGGCAGAAGCAGCCATCATAGGCAAACCTGATCCTATGATCGGCGAGTTGGTAAAAGCGTTCATCGTATTGAAACAGGGATATGCTGAAGATGAAACAACAAGGATGGATATCATGGGATTCATCAGGAGGAAACTGGGGGCAGCCGTTGCCCCGCGTGAGATCAGTTTCATAAAGGACCTGCCCAAGACCCGCAGTGGGAAGATCCTCAGGAGACTGTTAAAGGCGAGGGAACTGGGGTTACCGGAAGGGGACCTGTCAACATTGGAACAACAATGA
- a CDS encoding chromate resistance protein ChrB domain-containing protein, with product MKWITRERPKIDRLACPWLILRFIDKEAEFFYVPYELVQEKADQIGAIPFDIPGVEFTHYGSECTFDYFVRKYRIEDPAIKRMASIIRGADTDKHELAPQAAGLWAISAGLSYNHTSDHELLEIGLVIYDALYSWASHLYLEAHTQQPFEDRLIDVLNKCMKQSGGSGGRTPAWVKELRELIQDQIDSSLTLKELSRDLDINASYLSREFSRHFDNLSFGEYVRKLRIEKAIELMKDPGNSLTDIAYLTGFSDQSHFYRIFRKITNQTPSAFRKNLLKK from the coding sequence ATGAAATGGATTACAAGGGAGCGGCCGAAGATTGACCGATTGGCATGTCCATGGTTGATCTTACGTTTTATTGATAAAGAAGCTGAATTTTTCTATGTGCCTTATGAATTAGTACAGGAAAAGGCAGACCAAATAGGTGCCATTCCATTTGATATTCCTGGTGTTGAATTTACCCATTATGGAAGTGAATGCACTTTTGACTATTTTGTCCGGAAATACAGGATAGAAGATCCTGCCATCAAGCGGATGGCTTCCATTATCCGTGGGGCTGATACGGACAAACATGAATTGGCGCCCCAGGCCGCTGGCCTTTGGGCCATATCTGCCGGACTCTCCTATAATCATACCTCTGACCATGAGTTGCTTGAAATTGGCCTGGTAATTTATGATGCCTTGTATAGTTGGGCCAGTCATTTATACCTGGAAGCCCATACCCAACAACCATTTGAAGACAGGCTGATTGATGTCTTGAACAAATGCATGAAGCAGTCTGGGGGCTCGGGCGGTAGAACACCTGCATGGGTGAAGGAACTCAGGGAACTCATCCAGGACCAGATCGACAGTTCCCTTACGTTGAAAGAGCTTTCCAGGGACCTGGATATTAATGCTTCCTATTTGTCGCGTGAGTTTTCAAGGCATTTTGATAACCTTTCATTTGGGGAATATGTCCGGAAATTGAGGATTGAAAAAGCCATTGAACTGATGAAAGACCCGGGCAATAGTTTGACGGATATTGCCTACCTGACAGGGTTTTCGGATCAAAGCCATTTTTACAGGATATTCAGGAAAATAACGAACCAGACTCCCTCAGCCTTCAGGAAAAATTTACTCAAAAAGTAA
- a CDS encoding NADPH-dependent FMN reductase, whose translation MPHIAIISSSIRTGRMSHRVALYFKNYLETNNLASVEILDLNEYQFPLFEERLRYQEHPSPAMIGFAGKVKAADGIIIVTPEYNGGYPASLKNAIDLLYNEWYRKPVAISTASDGIFGGSQVITSLQFSLWKIRAWTVPAMFPVIKVQETFDENGHPTDKQETDKRASVFINELLWCITAKNKMLE comes from the coding sequence ATGCCACACATAGCTATCATATCATCCAGCATCAGGACAGGCAGAATGAGTCACAGGGTCGCATTGTATTTTAAAAACTACCTTGAAACCAATAACCTGGCAAGTGTTGAAATATTGGACCTGAATGAATACCAATTCCCCCTTTTTGAAGAACGTTTACGGTATCAAGAACATCCTTCGCCCGCAATGATTGGTTTCGCGGGTAAAGTAAAGGCAGCGGATGGGATCATAATTGTTACCCCGGAATATAATGGGGGCTATCCTGCCAGCCTGAAAAATGCCATTGATCTTCTTTACAATGAATGGTACAGAAAACCAGTAGCTATCTCAACGGCATCTGATGGTATCTTTGGTGGCTCACAGGTAATTACTTCTTTACAATTTTCACTTTGGAAAATCCGGGCCTGGACAGTGCCGGCCATGTTTCCCGTAATCAAGGTCCAGGAAACATTTGACGAAAATGGTCACCCCACTGACAAACAGGAAACCGATAAAAGGGCATCGGTTTTTATTAATGAACTGCTTTGGTGTATAACGGCCAAAAACAAGATGCTTGAATAA
- a CDS encoding bifunctional metallophosphatase/5'-nucleotidase, translating into MPTRHLPKCTCHTCKEEAISQAEKDLHVQLSENSRREFLRNAGRLGLGIGGGLVSSPLAAAALNNDDSAYKGKAMNENKAVKNGMAAMITLLHTADIHSQLLTHDEFFLENGKPVYKKRGGFATLKSMINTLRNENPANTLVIDGGDCFQGGGVAALSEGKAIVPLINNIGYDIMLPGNWEVVYGKEMMMKDMFAYDGVKVCANMFHDTRDDMNGDLIFPPYFVRHIAGIKIGFIGYNDPLTPKRQSPAYSEGIKFTFPEKNVAKYVKILREYEQCEMVFLLTHMGLAQQVGLSNMSQVKGVDYILGADTHERVRQPIQGIHAKVTEPGAFGSFVARLDIVVEDGQVKDHNYQLLDVDPSRYKEDEEMKQLVEKAREPYKKTLDRVIGKTRTPLVRYYVIETPMDNFITDAIMWKFKPDIALSNGFRFCPPLVPDPKTGTADITMDFLWSMLPVDSEAKKGIVTGRQLWDWMEKELQNAFAKDPAKRFGGWVVRFKGMEVNFTIGNDAGKRVNWIKVGGKPVDFDKEYSFVACEREGDPDTTICRVEGVKEPKRLGATLHSVIEEYLAIHSPIAPKLEGRCTATDAPSTLLTQLMGFGYEFR; encoded by the coding sequence ATGCCAACACGACACCTACCTAAATGTACTTGTCACACCTGCAAGGAAGAAGCCATCAGCCAGGCAGAAAAGGACCTTCATGTTCAACTATCAGAAAACTCAAGGAGGGAATTCCTGCGTAATGCAGGAAGGCTGGGCCTTGGCATAGGCGGTGGACTGGTTTCCTCACCACTCGCTGCTGCGGCCCTCAACAATGATGACAGTGCGTACAAGGGAAAGGCAATGAATGAAAACAAGGCCGTAAAAAATGGGATGGCAGCTATGATCACCCTGCTGCATACGGCAGACATCCATTCCCAGTTGCTTACCCATGATGAGTTCTTCCTCGAAAATGGAAAACCGGTCTATAAAAAGCGCGGGGGATTTGCCACCCTAAAATCCATGATCAATACATTGCGCAACGAGAATCCAGCCAATACCCTGGTGATCGATGGTGGAGACTGTTTCCAAGGTGGCGGTGTGGCCGCATTAAGTGAAGGAAAAGCCATTGTCCCCCTGATCAATAATATTGGTTACGACATTATGCTGCCGGGTAACTGGGAGGTGGTCTATGGCAAGGAAATGATGATGAAGGATATGTTTGCCTACGATGGGGTAAAGGTTTGTGCCAATATGTTCCATGATACCAGGGATGATATGAACGGCGACCTGATCTTCCCGCCCTATTTCGTCAGGCATATTGCCGGGATCAAGATCGGTTTCATTGGTTACAATGACCCGCTTACCCCCAAACGACAATCACCTGCCTATAGCGAAGGCATCAAATTTACTTTCCCGGAAAAGAATGTGGCCAAGTATGTGAAGATCCTAAGGGAATACGAACAATGCGAAATGGTCTTCCTGTTGACCCATATGGGATTGGCACAACAGGTGGGGCTTTCGAATATGTCCCAGGTAAAGGGAGTAGATTATATCCTCGGGGCAGATACCCATGAGCGCGTAAGGCAACCCATCCAGGGCATTCATGCCAAAGTAACAGAGCCGGGGGCCTTTGGGTCATTCGTGGCAAGGCTCGACATTGTTGTAGAGGATGGACAAGTAAAGGATCACAACTACCAGTTGCTGGATGTCGACCCAAGCCGCTATAAGGAAGATGAGGAAATGAAACAGTTGGTAGAGAAGGCCCGTGAACCTTACAAGAAAACATTGGACAGGGTCATCGGCAAAACCAGGACTCCGTTGGTCCGCTACTATGTGATCGAAACCCCGATGGACAATTTCATAACCGATGCCATCATGTGGAAGTTCAAACCCGACATAGCCCTTAGCAACGGATTCCGTTTTTGTCCACCCTTGGTACCGGACCCCAAAACCGGCACAGCAGATATTACCATGGACTTCCTCTGGAGTATGCTTCCGGTTGATAGTGAAGCCAAGAAAGGTATTGTTACAGGAAGACAACTATGGGACTGGATGGAAAAGGAATTGCAGAATGCCTTTGCGAAAGACCCGGCGAAAAGGTTTGGCGGCTGGGTGGTCAGGTTCAAAGGAATGGAGGTAAATTTTACCATAGGCAATGATGCCGGAAAAAGGGTAAATTGGATCAAGGTTGGTGGCAAGCCGGTGGACTTCGACAAAGAGTATAGTTTTGTAGCCTGCGAGCGGGAAGGAGATCCAGATACCACTATATGCAGGGTGGAAGGGGTTAAGGAACCTAAGCGATTGGGCGCAACACTACATAGCGTCATTGAAGAATACCTTGCCATCCATTCGCCCATAGCACCCAAACTGGAAGGCAGGTGTACGGCTACAGATGCGCCATCCACCTTGCTCACCCAATTGATGGGCTTTGGTTATGAATTCCGTTAA
- a CDS encoding HipA family kinase: MPSVPPDIRTVAVTRYVTPLREGGSLPAIAEADDGFLYVLKFRGAGQGIKSLIAELIGGEVARALGLKVPEIVFAVVDEAFGRTEPDEEIQDLLKASVGRNLGLHYLSGSITYDPAVSKVDPLLASKVVWLDALLTNVDRTCRNTNMLMWNRELWLIDHGASLYFHHSWDNWKEQSQKPFTPIKDHVLLPLATELATVQEQFPDILTPTVIRNIVSLVPDEWLALSAGEAVAEHREIYAQFLINRVAHAPIFVEEAQHARSRII, translated from the coding sequence ATGCCTTCAGTACCACCAGACATACGTACGGTTGCGGTTACCCGTTATGTGACGCCCCTGCGCGAAGGCGGCTCCCTGCCGGCCATTGCGGAAGCGGATGATGGCTTTTTGTATGTATTGAAATTCAGGGGGGCAGGCCAGGGCATTAAGTCCCTGATCGCTGAACTGATAGGAGGGGAGGTGGCCCGTGCCCTTGGACTGAAAGTGCCGGAGATCGTCTTTGCCGTGGTAGATGAGGCCTTTGGCCGGACGGAGCCCGATGAGGAGATCCAGGACCTGCTGAAGGCCAGTGTAGGCAGGAACCTTGGGCTGCATTACCTGTCCGGCTCCATCACCTATGATCCTGCCGTATCCAAGGTAGACCCCTTGCTCGCTTCCAAAGTGGTATGGCTCGATGCCTTACTGACCAATGTGGACCGTACCTGCAGGAATACGAATATGCTGATGTGGAACAGGGAACTATGGCTTATAGATCATGGAGCATCGCTCTATTTCCACCACAGTTGGGACAACTGGAAGGAACAATCGCAGAAACCCTTTACACCCATCAAGGATCATGTACTCCTGCCATTGGCAACAGAACTGGCCACCGTGCAGGAACAATTCCCTGACATTCTAACGCCAACGGTCATCCGAAATATTGTTAGCCTGGTTCCCGATGAATGGTTGGCCCTTTCTGCCGGGGAAGCGGTTGCCGAACACCGGGAAATATATGCGCAGTTTTTGATCAACCGGGTAGCACATGCCCCTATTTTTGTCGAAGAAGCCCAGCATGCAAGATCAAGGATTATTTGA
- a CDS encoding baeRF3 domain-containing protein — protein MTKESLLGENLVQLKQGQGNICVSIIIPTHRFIPERQGDRSVMEKAIAAAKLQLHQRYDKTATAAIERSIEALAEGIDYNHNMDGIGLFVSGKVQLLEKFHFPIEEKVLVSDRFEIRDLLYQLNYSKPYFLLMLTENDARLFQGQLDQLAEVKDNNFPREYTDSYLYEHPSRSSSYSGYAGTKGFEKDKSFIEAERHEKFFQSIDHILDNYLVQGTALVVTAVTKELAWYEKVTRHQSNIIGTIEGNYTYQDQHILAGKAWDIYRNYRNRQKQDLVKDFEEKIGEGHGLEQLENVWEAAWQGRGLKLLVEKDFRKPGFIDPVNASRLHLKSPLFPHEVIPDAVDKVIETVLEKNGEVYFVEQDSLKDHGHIALITRY, from the coding sequence ATGACAAAGGAGTCACTACTCGGAGAGAACCTGGTCCAACTCAAGCAGGGACAGGGAAATATTTGTGTATCCATCATCATCCCCACGCATCGTTTCATTCCTGAGCGGCAGGGCGACAGGTCTGTGATGGAAAAGGCCATTGCGGCAGCCAAACTTCAGTTGCACCAGCGGTATGACAAGACAGCCACGGCAGCCATTGAACGATCCATAGAGGCGCTCGCGGAAGGAATTGATTACAATCATAATATGGATGGAATCGGTTTATTTGTCTCCGGGAAAGTGCAGCTATTGGAAAAATTTCATTTTCCCATTGAGGAGAAAGTGCTGGTATCCGATCGCTTTGAGATCAGGGACCTTCTCTACCAGTTGAACTACTCCAAACCCTATTTCCTTTTGATGCTTACCGAAAACGATGCACGCCTCTTTCAAGGCCAGCTGGACCAGCTGGCAGAAGTAAAGGATAATAATTTCCCCAGGGAATATACGGACAGTTATCTATACGAACACCCAAGCAGGAGCAGTTCTTACTCCGGTTATGCTGGCACCAAGGGATTTGAAAAAGACAAGTCATTCATAGAAGCTGAGCGGCATGAAAAATTCTTCCAGTCCATAGACCATATTCTCGATAATTACCTGGTACAGGGGACTGCACTGGTGGTTACTGCTGTTACCAAGGAATTGGCCTGGTACGAAAAGGTAACCCGCCACCAGTCCAATATCATTGGAACTATTGAAGGCAATTACACTTACCAGGACCAGCATATCCTGGCAGGCAAAGCCTGGGACATTTACCGGAACTACCGCAACAGGCAAAAGCAGGACCTCGTAAAGGACTTTGAAGAGAAGATCGGTGAAGGGCATGGATTAGAACAACTGGAGAATGTTTGGGAAGCAGCATGGCAGGGAAGGGGATTAAAACTGTTGGTGGAAAAAGATTTTCGGAAACCCGGTTTTATTGACCCGGTCAACGCTTCAAGGCTTCATTTAAAATCACCTTTGTTTCCACATGAAGTGATCCCTGATGCTGTTGACAAGGTGATTGAAACCGTTTTGGAGAAGAACGGTGAGGTATATTTTGTTGAACAGGACAGCTTAAAAGACCATGGCCATATAGCCCTGATCACCCGATACTAA
- a CDS encoding DUF4174 domain-containing protein, with protein MSLLLAGSRDPAQRILYVFGKDGQPAMVRQQLSILEPHQQAWKERDLLVRTVEPGDSLYGRYEVRNNAFTVILIGKDGGEKYRSDSLVQPKALMAIIDAMPMRKQEMKRKKKGQ; from the coding sequence ATGTCCTTACTACTGGCGGGTTCCCGGGATCCTGCCCAGCGCATCTTGTATGTTTTCGGTAAGGATGGCCAACCGGCAATGGTCAGGCAGCAGTTATCGATCCTTGAACCCCATCAGCAGGCCTGGAAAGAAAGGGACTTGCTGGTCAGGACGGTTGAGCCTGGTGATTCCCTCTACGGACGCTACGAGGTAAGGAATAATGCTTTTACGGTAATCCTTATCGGGAAGGACGGCGGGGAAAAGTACCGGTCCGATTCCCTGGTTCAACCGAAGGCGTTAATGGCTATCATTGATGCCATGCCCATGCGGAAGCAGGAAATGAAGCGGAAAAAGAAGGGCCAATAG
- a CDS encoding MBL fold metallo-hydrolase: MPWKNLLLPLLTHLVVCFAYAQVDEFPTSKGTLYIHPVYHGSLWMEWDNRKIAIDPYGGIERYAAMGRPDLVFITDIHGDHMDSSTLVKMDLSGTIIIAPQAVKDRISTYLPSTTRIEVIGNGGKSSFKGVDVLALPMYNLPDTPGVRHPKGRGNGYVLNLGGKQVYISGDTEDIPEMRALKGIDIAFVCMNKPYTMDINQASSAVLAFQPKVVYPFHFRQPGGFSDVEAFRKMVNDGNKDIEVKLRQWY, encoded by the coding sequence ATGCCCTGGAAAAATCTCCTGCTCCCCCTATTGACCCACCTGGTTGTCTGTTTCGCGTATGCACAGGTGGATGAGTTTCCCACCAGCAAGGGCACGCTCTACATCCATCCTGTTTACCATGGTTCCCTGTGGATGGAATGGGACAATAGGAAGATCGCCATTGATCCTTATGGCGGTATAGAGCGGTATGCAGCCATGGGCAGGCCTGACCTTGTTTTCATCACCGATATCCATGGCGACCATATGGACAGCAGCACCCTGGTTAAAATGGATCTTTCCGGTACCATCATCATAGCACCGCAAGCAGTGAAGGATAGGATCAGCACTTACCTGCCTTCCACTACCCGGATCGAAGTGATTGGCAATGGAGGTAAATCATCCTTCAAGGGAGTTGATGTTCTTGCCTTACCCATGTATAATTTACCGGATACCCCGGGGGTACGCCATCCAAAGGGGAGGGGCAATGGTTATGTGTTGAACCTTGGCGGCAAGCAGGTATATATCTCCGGTGATACGGAAGACATCCCGGAGATGCGCGCACTTAAAGGGATCGATATCGCCTTTGTTTGCATGAACAAACCCTATACTATGGATATCAACCAGGCGTCCAGTGCTGTACTGGCATTCCAGCCCAAAGTGGTCTATCCCTTTCATTTCCGCCAGCCGGGTGGCTTCAGCGATGTGGAAGCCTTTAGGAAAATGGTTAATGATGGAAACAAGGATATAGAAGTTAAGCTTCGCCAATGGTATTGA
- a CDS encoding PhnA domain-containing protein has product MSQESRLKARSGGLCELCKAPDASNVYTVGPESVASADTDILICHKCVDQIEKKEPLDSKHWSVLTESMWSEVPAVQVMSWRMLNRLRQESWAADQLDMMYLDDATLAWAKASGDHENDASVELHRDCNGNILKEGDSVVLIKSLDVKGSTLNARMGTVVKNIRLVENNTEQIEGKIEGQVIVILTKYVRKQG; this is encoded by the coding sequence ATGAGTCAAGAATCCCGTTTGAAAGCCAGGAGTGGCGGCCTGTGCGAATTATGCAAGGCCCCGGATGCATCCAATGTTTACACTGTAGGACCTGAATCTGTGGCTAGTGCAGATACTGATATCCTTATCTGTCATAAATGCGTTGACCAGATTGAAAAAAAAGAGCCCCTCGACAGCAAGCACTGGTCAGTGTTAACTGAATCCATGTGGAGTGAAGTACCTGCCGTGCAGGTGATGTCTTGGCGGATGCTGAACCGGCTGCGACAGGAAAGCTGGGCGGCTGATCAACTGGACATGATGTACCTGGATGATGCAACCCTTGCCTGGGCCAAGGCCAGTGGTGACCATGAGAATGATGCTTCGGTTGAGCTTCACCGTGATTGCAACGGTAATATCCTGAAGGAAGGTGATTCCGTGGTCCTGATCAAATCACTGGACGTGAAAGGCTCCACCCTTAATGCCAGGATGGGTACGGTCGTGAAGAACATAAGGCTGGTGGAAAACAATACCGAACAGATCGAAGGCAAGATAGAAGGCCAGGTGATCGTGATCCTTACTAAATATGTGAGGAAGCAAGGGTAG